Below is a genomic region from Flavobacterium ginsengisoli.
AGTCGCATAAAATCCTAAACTGCTTTTAAATGATGAATTAAGATTTGAAAATGCTGAAGCAAATTCTTCTCCAGTATTTCTTCCGTGAGCTACAAGAGAATTAAACAAAATTGTATTACTAGTTAAATCGATCACCCACAAACGCTTAGTGTTTGATGACAAACTAAAATCAATTAGTGTTAAGATATTTTTCTTGATCACTCCTCTTTCTTTCAATAAATAAAATCCTTTTAAAGCTTCTGTGAAAGTTTTAAATTCAGGCATTTTAAAATTGTTTGAATTTAGCGAGTTATAAACGCTCTCGATTTTAGAATCTACTGTAACTTTTTCGACTTTAGCAATCGTCTTTACAGTGGCATTTTTTTTAAGATCGGCTGTGTTTTTTGAATCTTTTCCAAAAGACAATAGCAAAAACACAAATAACGGATAAATTTTGTAAATCATTGAATTTCTTTAGGTTAAACAAAAATTTGGGTATCGCAAAAATATAAAAAAATCACACCTTGCAAAATATAAGCCTGATTTTCAGGCCTTTTTTACTTAAACTTTAACATTATTAACATAAAAAACACTATTTCTGTAAGATTTTATCTTATAGTTAAATTCATAACATTTTAACCCGTTTTCTTAAAAAAATACGAACAAAAATGGAAATCTTGAAATATAAACTGTAACAAATAGAATAAAATTTAGTCTATTGCTTCTATAAAAAATACATTTGCCATTTATTTCGCATCAAAAAATTCAATGAAAAAAATTATTTTCCTCAGTTTTCTATTATGCTCCATGTTGAGTTATGGCCAGAAAAAATCAATTCAGGCGCAAGTAACTTCTCATACTATTTCTATTGATGGAAAACTAGACGAACCTGCTTGGGAAAATGTGCCAATTGCCACAGATTTTATCATGCTGGAACCAGACAATGGTAAAGCTATTCCGTACGAGAAACGTACCGAAGTTAAAGTCATTTATAATAATGATGCAATTTATATTGGCGCAATGATGTATGACAATGAACCATCTAAGATTCTAAAAGAAATCTCGCAGCGTGATAATTTTGGAACAGCAGATCTTTTTGGCGTCTTTATAAATGGTTTTAATGACGGACAGCAGGATTTTATGTTTTATGTTTCTGCAGCCGATGTTCAAGGTGATTGCATTATGACCGATGCAAATGGGGAAGATTATTCTTGGGATGCTGTTTGGATCAGTAAAGCTTCTTTGACAGAAAACGGTTGGATTGTTGAAATGAAAATTCCGTATTCAGCTCTACGCTTTTCTGGAGAAAACAAACAAATTTGGGGAATTAATTTCTTTAGAGAAATCAAACGCGATCGCTATAAATATACTTGGAATTTTGTCGATAGAAAGATTGGTACTTTTACGCAGCAAGCAGGAACTTTAGAAGGAATTGAAAACATAAAACCTCCTACTCGTTTGTTTTTTATGCCTTATGCTTCTTATTATCTGAATGCTTCTGACGGACAAAAAACATACGGAACAATTAAAGGAGGAATGGATATTAAATACGGCATAACAGATGCTTTTACTGTTGATGCTATTTTAATTCCAGATTTTGGACAGACAAAATATGACGATCAGATTTTAAATCTTGGTCCTTTTGAACAGCAGTTTAACGAAAATAGAGCCTTTTTTACAGAAGGGACGGACTTATTTAGCAAAGGGAATATATTTTATTCACGAAGAATTGGAGGCGCACCATCAATTGATCCTTCGCTAAATGAAAATGAAGAAATTACAGAATTGCCCGCTGCTGTAAATTTGGTGAACGCCTTAAAATTATCGGGAAGAACAAAAGACGGACTCGGAATTGGAGTTCTAAATGCTGTGACGGAAAAAACTTTTGCTACTATAAAAAACACAGAAAGTGGCGAAACGAGACAAGTAATCGTTGAACCGCTTACGAATTATAATGTATTGGTCTTGGACCAGCGTTTTAGAAAAAACTCGTCGGTTACTTTTATCAATACCAATGTAACTCGAAATGGCCACGTTAGAGATGCAAATGTCACTGGTTTAGCTTGGGACTTAAACACCAAAGCAAATACCTATAGCTTGTATGGAAATGTTAAATACAGTATGATAAACGATATTCAAGACAAAAACGGGGTTTATTCTACAATTGGTTTGGCCGAAACGAGCGGAAACTACAGATATAGCATAGGCTCAGATTTTGTTACAAAAGATTACGATCCCAATGATTTGGGTATTAATTTCTACACTAATTATTATAATTTTTACGGAAATGCCAATTATAGAATCCTAAATCCAACGAAACGTTTTAATACTTTTAGGATTAATTATAATATGTATACCGAATTCAATAAAGAATCTGGAAAACTACAGGATAATAGCGTCAATGCCAATTTAAACCTTACAACCGTAAAAAACAACTATTACGGAACCGGAATTACTTTTTATCCGTTAGAAACTTACGATTATTATGAACCGCGTGCTGCGAACAGATATGTTGCAATTCCGAGAAGAATAGACACTTGGGGAAGCATTTCTACCAACTACAATCATAAGTTTGCAATAGATTTAAATGGCACTTTTAATGTATTTGACCAATCTGATCGTCTTACATATGGTTTTGATATTGGTCCGAGATATCGTTTCAGCGATAAGCTTTTGCTAAACTACTTCTTTAGTTATATTAGAAAAAACAACAATAAAGGTTATATCGATCAAATTGATAGCGACAATAATGCAACAACTCCAAACGATATTATTTTTGCAAATAGAAATGTTATCACTTATTCTAATACTTTAGGAGGCAAATATGCTGTAAACAGTGCCATGACAATAAATTTAGCTGTCCGTCAATATTGGTCTTATGCCGATAATAAAGACATTCTAATTTTAGATTCAAATGGAGATCTTAATCCTTATCCGCAGTATACCAACAATAAAAATTCAAGTTTTTATTCTTGGAATGCCGATTTATCTTATTCTTGGTGGTTTGCCCCAGGTAGTCAGCTTTCTGCTTTGTACCGAAATAATGCGACTAATTTTGAACGAGTTATTGATAAAGACTACAGACATAATGTTGCAGGATTATTAAATAATGATGCTCTAAAACATATTTTTTCTATTAGTGTAAAATATTTTATTGACTACAACGCCGTCAAAAATAAAGTCAGAAAAAGAGCTTAGGGTGAATTAATTTTAAAAAATAAAGGCTTCTGCGATTAAATTAATATTTTTTATCGAGCTTCATTTTATTAAATATAAATGTAACAATCGTTTCTTACCTATTTTTAGAAATGACTTATCTTTGTAGAAAACAAAAAGTAATGAACAAAAAAGTTATCCTTATGATTTTAGACGGTTGGGGAAAATCTCCTGACCCTAAAGTATCTGCAATAGACAATGCAAATGTTCCTTTTATAAACAGTCTTTATAAAAACTACCCAAGTGCACAACTTAGAACTGACGGATTAAATGTTGGTTTGCCAGAAGGACAAATGGGAAATAGCGAAGTTGGACACATGAATCTGGGTGCAGGAAGAATTGTATACCAAGATTTAGCCAAAATAAATTTAGCTGTAGAGCATAAAACATTAGCAAAAGAGCAAGTTTTGATTGATGCTTTTACTTACGCTAAAGACAACAATAAGAAAGTACACTTTTTAGGATTAGTTTCGGATGGTGGTGTTCACTCACATACTTCACACCTTCGCGGATTAATCGATGCTTCTCAAGAGTATGGTTTGGATCAAGTTTACATTCACGCTTTTACAGACGGCCGAGATGTTGACCCTAAATCTGGAGCAAAATATATTCATGATCTTGAAGATTATATTAAAGATACTCCTGTAAAAATCGCTTCTATCATTGGTCGTTACTATGCAATGGACCGTGATAAAAGATGGGAACGTGTAAAATTAGCTTACGATCTTGTAGTAAACGGTGTTGGAACTCCATCAACAAATCCCGTTTCTAGTGTTTTGGAAAGCTATGAAAAAGACGTTACTGACGAATTCATCGAACCAGTTGTTATGGTTGATGCTAATGCAAAACCTCTTGCAACTATTGTAGAAGGTGATGTTGTAATCTTCTTTAACTTCAGAACAGATAGAGGGCGCGAACTTACTGAAGCACTTTCTCAGCAAGATTTCCACGAGCAAAACATGCACAAGCTAAACTTATATTATGTAACATTGACAAACTACGACGAGACATATCAAAACGTAAAAGTGGTTTACAATAAAGATAATATCACAGAAACTCTTGGTGAGGTTTTAGAAAAAGCTGGCAAAAAACAAATCAGAATTGCTGAAACAGAGAAATATCCTCACGTAACTTTCTTCTTCTCTGGAGGAAGAGAAACTCCTTTTGAAGGCGAATCTAGAATATTAAGAAACTCTCCAAAAGTAGCAACTTACGATTTAAAACCAGAAATGAGCGCTTACGAACTGGCTGATGCTCTTGTTCCAGAATTGAACAAAGGTGAAGTTGATTTCGTTTGTTTAAACTTCGCAAATGGTGACATGGTTGGCCATACTGGAATTATGGAAGTCGCAATTAAAGCTTGTGAAGCGGTTGACGCTTGCGCGAAAAAAGTTATCGATGCTGCTCTTGCTAACGATTACACTACAATTGTAATTGCAGATCACGGAAACTGCGAAACAATGATCAATCCTGACGGATCTCCAAATACAGCTCACACAACAAACCCAGTGCCGATTATTTTAGTTGACAAACAACTTAAAAGCATTCAAGATGGTGTTTTAGGTGATATTGCTCCAACAATTTTAGAATTAATGGGAGTTCAGCAACCAAATGCTATGACTTGTCATTCATTATTGTAGAAAATATTTTTCTTTATATAAAAAGAGGCAAATTTTAAAAATTTGCCTCTTTTTTTGATCTCTATTTTGTCATTTCGACGAAGGAGAAATCTTCGCGAGAAACTCTACAAAGATTGGCTTATCGTTGTGGACTACTTGTAGAGATTTTTCCTTCGTCGAAACAACAAAATTTACGAGTGTCACATTATAAAAATAAATGATACAATTGTTCCACACCATAAATAATAAGCCCAATAACACCACCAACTAATGTACCGTTAATCCTGATATATTGAAGATCTTTTCCTATTTCTAATTCTAGTTTTTCAGAAACTTCTTTTCCGTCCCAACTTTTTACAGTTGAAGAAATTAAATCCCCAATCACTTTTTTGTTATTTAAAAGAATTGATAATAAATCATTTTTAATGAAATTATTGATCTTATCAATCATTATTGCATCTTCTTTAATTCCATTTCCAAAAGTCTGAATTAACCCTGCGATGCTATTTTTAATAGAAGAATCGTCGCCTTTACTCAAATCGTTTGTAATGGATAATTTAATTTCGTCCCAAATTCCGTTGATGTAATCTTGAACTTCTTTTTTTCCGACAAAACCCAAAATGATATCATTAATTTTAATTCTCATTTCTTCTGAATTCTTTACCTTTTCTAAGAAATTAAAAATGTATTCATCAATCTTTAAACGAACTGCGCTTTCTGGCTTTTTGGCTTCATTTAAAAAATCTTGTAAGCCATTAAAAACACCTTCGGTAATGCTTTTATCTGCCAGTCCAAAACTTAGAAGTGGAGTCGAAGCTTTTACTTTTTGTCTAATTAAATCTTTATTATTAGTCAATTCAGTGCTCATTACTTCGAGAAGATTCGTCAGCATCTGATTTTTCAATTCTCCTTTTTGCAAAGGTTCTAAAGCAACAGCAACCCAATTTCCGAAATTAACTCCTTCTATTTTTTCTTTAAATTGAACCTGAATAAATCTTTTTACATCTTCATCTTTAATCGTTCGTAAGATTCCAGGAATAACATTAATTGTAACAACATTTGCTATTTTATTAGCATTTTCTTCGTGCGAAATCCAATCTGAAGCTTTCACCGCAAAATTAAATTCATCCAATTTAATTTCCATTTTTTCTCGATCCAGAAATTCCTCAGAAACGAAATTCCCAAGATTCTCTCCTATTTCATTTTTCTTGGTAGGAATAATTGCCGTATGCCAAATCGGAATTCCCATCGGATGTCGAAATAATGCCACAACAGCAAACCAATCGGCAATTCCGCCCACCATAGCCGCTTCGCTAAAAGCCTGCAGCATCGGAATTTTAAAATAAATAGCGATTAAAAACAACAGTACTGCAATACCCAAAAGTCCCAAAGCATTTCTCTTCATTTTCTTAAGAGCTTTTACTTTGGCAATATCTCGATCTATAATAGTTTCCATAATTATAAGCGTTTGTATTACTAATTTACTGCTTTTTTTTGGAGATATTAGTTTTGCCACGAATTCCTCCAATTTTCACCAATTGCTTTTACCGTAAAATCTTTGACTAAATCATTTGTGCAAATTCGCGAAATTCGTGGCTAAAAATTTTGCGCAAAAAATGAGATAAAAATTGTATTTTTGCCAACTGAAAATGGGAAAAATATGATTATCCAAAAACTAGAGAAGAAATCGAATTAATGCGCGAAAGTGCTTTAATCGTATCAAAAACATTAGGAATGATTGCTTCTGAAATTAAAGAGGGAGTAACCACATTATATCTTGACAAATTAGCCGAAGAATTTATTCGTGATCACGGTGCAGTTCCAAGTTTCCTTGGATTGTACGATTTCCCGAATTCGCTTTGCATGAGCCCAAATGCTCAGGTTGTTCACGGTATTCCTAATAATATTCCTCTAAAAAGTGGTGATGTTATTTCAGTTGATTGTGGCGCTTTTAAAAATGGTTACCACGGAGATCATGCGTACAGTTTCGAAATTGGAGAAGTTGCACCAGAAGTTAAAAAACTTTTACGTGTCACTAAAGAATCTCTTTACGTTGGAATTAGAGAATTTAAAGCTGGAAATCGTGTAGAAGATGTTGGAAATGCGATTCAAAAATATACTGAAGCTCACGGTTACGGAGTAGTTCGTGAATTGGTCGGACATGGTGTCGGACAAAAAATGCACGAAGAACCAGAAATGCCAAATTACGGAAAACGAGGAAGAGGAAAGCTTTTTGTTGAAGGAATGGTCGTAGCAATCGAACCAATGATTAACATGGGGACTAGAAACATTAAACAACTAAAAGACGGCTGGACAATCTTGACTGCTGACGGAAAACCTAGTGCGCATTTTGAGCACGATGTAGCTTTGGTTGACGGAAAACCTGAGTTATTATCTACTTTCCAATATATCTACAAAGCTTTAGGAATCGAAAGCAACGAAGAAGACGAATTCAGACAAGTTCCATTAGTATTATAATACAACCCGAATCAAACCAGTGAAAAAACTTTTCAAATTAGTTTTAAATACAATCCCGCGTCCAATATTAATTCGTTTGAGTTATGTGGCGCGTCCAATTTTAGCTTTCTCTTTAAAAGGAGATAAATTTACAGATCCAATTGACGGAAAAAGCTTTAAATCGTTTTTGCCTTACGGATACGGAAAACAGCGTAATAATGTACTTTCGCCAAGTACACTTTCTTTAGAAAGACACCGTTTGCTTTGGTTGTATTTAAACGATCAGACTGATTTTTTTACAGCGCCAAAAAAAGTATTGCATTTTGCCCCAGAACAAGCTTTTTATAAAAGATTCCGTAAGCAAAAAAACCTTGATTATACAACAACCGATTTACTTTCTCCTTTGGCAGATGTAAAAGCAGATATCTGCAATTTACCTTTCAAAGACAATGAATATGATGTTATTTTATGCAATCACGTTTTAGAACATATTCCTGATGACACAAAAGCAATGCAGGAATTATTCAGAGTTTTAAAGCCTGGCGGAATGGCAATTTTGCAGATTCCTCAAGATTTATCTCGTGAAGTTACATTTGCAGATGATTCTATTACAGATCAAAAAGAACGTGCTAAAATCTTCGGACAATACGATCACGTGCGTGTTTACGGACGCGATTATTTTGACAAATTAAGAAGCATTGGTTTTATTGTTATCGAAGAAGATTATACCAATAAAATTGCACCAGAATTGGTTGAAAAATACTGTTTAGCAAAGGGCGAAATTATTCCGCTTTGCTTTAAACAGGAAAACTAATTTTTCATCAAATAAGTGATATAAGTTCATTAAAAAGAGTTTTCAAATTATTGATATTTTGAAAACTCTTTCTTTTTTTGCCCAATCTTAAAATACAAGCCTAACCAAATCCCTAAACCTTGGAACCTACAAAATCCTTTCAGTTCTGTTTTGACATCAGTTTTGAAAAAAATCTGAACGCCTATATCCCAACAGCGTATATTGTCGAAAATACAAGCGAAATCAAATATCTTGACAAAAAAGCAACCAAAGGCGTGCTGGAGAGTTTTGGTATTGATTATGAAACTTTAGATCACAATTCAAAAAAGATTCTTACTATTTGCGAATCTTTAAAACCTGAATTTGTATTTAAAAAATTTAGCACAAAAGTAAAATCAGCCAAAACAATTGCCGATTTGCAGAAAGATTCTAAAATTGATTTTGCTATTCGCCAGCATTTAAAAATTAATTTAAGTCCGTTTTACAGTTTAATTGTTCAAGAGCAATATCCGCTGTCTATTGATTTAGGACCCGAAAAAGATTTTTATCGTTCAAGAGTCAGCATCGATCCATTAGATTTTGAACCTCAAATTCAGTTCGATAAACATTCAGAAGGAATCACTTATACCCTTTCTTTAAAAGAAAACGAGACTACATTTTTGCCAATGGACAATAAAGTAGATATTCTTTCTGATGAACCTGGCTGGTTGATTGTCAATAAAAAACTAGGACAATTAAAAGAGTTAAACGGTAAAAAACTGACTCCATTTTTAAAGAAAAAATCAATCGAGATTCCTTCAAAATTGGTTGATGATTATTTTAAAAATTTCATTCCCGAAATAGCTAAAAAAATTGACATTGATGCCAATGGTTTTGAAATTGAACTTCGTGACCAAATCGCTTCTTGTACGATTCAGCCTGTTTTTGATTTCTTTAAAAACTGTTATTATCTCAATCTTTATTTTGATTATAACGGATATATTTTTGATGGAAGCAAAACAAAAAAAACACATTCATTTGTAGATTTCAGCGTTGCCAATGAACCTCGAATCATTCAGTTTAAACGAAGCGCTGATGAAAATTCATATGCAGAAAAACTATTCGAAGTTGGTTTAGAAAAAATCAAAAATGAATTATTTGGATTAATTTCTGATGCTGAAAATTCAGATCCTTATATCAACATTCAATTGATAATTGACAATAAAGAAAAACTGAAAGATCTAGGCTTTAACATTGAAAACTTAAAACTGGAAAGCAAAGAAATTATCACTGAAAACCACAGTATTTCTGCTTCTAAAGAAACAACTGGAGATTGGTTTGATATTAAAATCATCATCACGGTTGGAAATTATAAGATTAATTTCAGCGAAATTATTCCAAACATAAAAAGCAAAGAAAGACTTTTCCCTTTGCCTGACGGAAACTACTTTTTGATTCCGTTAGAATGGTTTAGCAAATATGGTTCTTTGGCGAAATTAGCTAAAACAGAAAATGGAGTTCTTTTGTTACGCAAAAGCAATTTTACAGCTTTAGACGGAATTTCAGAAATTGACAGTGATTTAGATCAAATTCATCAGGCCGAATTTACTGCTTCAGACTTGATAAAAGCAACTCTACGACCGTATCAAATTGAGGGTGTAAAATGGCTTTTAGGACACTTCAATTCTAACATGGGAGCTTGTTTAGCCGACGATATGGGACTAGGAAAAACATTGCAGACTTTATCTGTTTTGGTTTCCGTACAGGAACAATTAGGCTTTACAACCAAAACCACCAATTTTGATTTGTTTTCGAACGAAACAACTGTAGAAAGAGAACCATTAAAAGCTCTAATTGTTCTTCCTTCTTCTTTGGTTTTTAACTGGTTTAATGAAGCTGGAAAATTCACGCCTCACTTTTCGAAAATGCAATATGTTGGTAACGACAGAAAATCTTTAGCAAGCAGAATCAATTCGACCGACTTGATTTTTACAAGTTACAGCATTATTCATCGTGATATTTCAATTTTAGAAAAGTACGATTTCCGTTATCTGATTTTGGACGAGAGCCAATACATCAAAAACAAAAATTCTAAGATTTTTAAAGCTATAAATAAAATTAGTACGGGACATAAAATTGCTTTAAGCGGAACACCAATCGAAAATTCGCTTGACGATTTATGGTCACAAATGCAGTTTATCAATCCTGATATTTTGGGAACTTATGCCTTTTTCATGGAAAATTTCAAAAATCCGATTGAGAAAAAACAGAATGAAGAAGTTTTATCAGAATTGAAAAACCTCATTCAACCTTATATTTTAAGACGAACCAAAGAACAGGTTTTAAAAGATTTACCAGAATTAACAGAGCAGATTTATTACTGCGACATGGATCCTGAACAGGAAAAATTATACGAAAAAGAAAAATCTAAAGCTCGTAATTTCTTACTCAAAACGGATGGATCTCCTGATAAAATCAGTATTATTAATACGTTGATGAAATTGCGTCAGTTAAGTAATCACCCAAAAATGGTTGATGCAGATTCTGAAATTGATTCTGGAAAATTTATTGCTGTTACTAATTATCTAGAAAACTTGGTAAAAGCAAAACAAAAGGTGATCATCTTTAGTTCGTTTGTTACCAATTTGAATTTTTATACCGATTGGTGTAAGGAAAACAAAATTGAATTCTGCGAAATTACTGGCGAAACGCCAGCAGATAAAAGAGAACAGCAGGTGAAGATGTTTCAAGAAAAAGAAAATCCGTTATTGTTCTTTATTTCATTAAAAGCAGGTGGAGTTGGTTTAAATATTACGAAAGCTTCTTACGTTTTATTCTTGGATCCTTGGTGGAATCCTTTCGCCGAAAAACAAGGCGTTGGACGTGCGCATAGAATTGGACAAATGAATAAAGTTAACGTTGTTCGATTTATTTCGAAAAACACAGTTGAGGAAAAAATCATCAAACTGCAAGAAAATAAAAAGCTATTATCAGATTCTCTTTTGGAAGAAAGTTACATCAATGATGAGATTGAAGGTAACTTAGAATACATTTTAGGCTCGTAATTGTTAAACCCAACAGATTGGCATCTTTTTCGTTGTATAAAATTGTTATATTTACAAATCTTACAACAAAATACGATGCCAAAATTTTTATATACAAGCTTTATTTTCCTTTTTATTTTCACTTTAGCGAAAGCTCAAGAAAAAGAAATTGATCCTCCTTATAATATTAAAACGGTTTCTTTTATTCAAAATGGAAGTAATGTTCCGCCAATTTTCGAATTGGGTTCTGGATTTTCATTTCAATTTGATGATTTGTTTGGCAATGAAGCTAATTATTATTTTGAAATCATTCATTGCGATTACAATTGGATTCCAACAGCTATTCCAAAAACAGACTACGTTGTCGGCATGGATAACCAGAGAATTACAGACTTTTCTAATTCGTTTAATACACTTCAAGTATATACTCATTATAGGCTTACTTTTCCGAATCAGTTTACACAACAAATACGTCTTTCGGGAAATTATATGCTTCGGATTTTAAATGAAGATCGGGAACTCGTTTTCTCAAGAAAATTTATTTTATATGAAAATCATTGTACCGTTGGAGTACAAGTAAAAAGAAGCCGTAATCTGAGTAATATTGATTACAAGCAGAATCTAGAATTTACAATTTTATCAAATGATATTGCTTTTCAGACTCCATTGCAGAATGTAAAAGTGCTTTTATTGCAAAATGGAAACTTTCAAACTGAGATAAAAAACATTGTTCCTCAATACACCATTGGCAATCAGCTTATTTACAAATATGACAAAGAAACTCAATTTTGGGGAGGAAATGAGTTTTTATATTTTGAAAATAAAGACATTCGCGCAGCCAGTAATAATGTTGCTAAAATAGGCTCGAACAATGATATCTATAATTCATTTTTATACACCAATGCCGCAAGAGGAAATCAGATTTATACTAATTATGAAGATGTAAACGGAAACTTTGTGGTAAAGAACATTAATGGATCTAACAACGATATTGAAGCTGATTATGCGTGGGTTTATTTTACGCTTTCTGCGCCTGCTTTTAGAATGAATAAAGATATTTATATTACAGGAATGTTCAATAATTACAGCCTTTCTCCAGAATACAAAATGGATTACAATACTGATAAAGCAGTTTTTGAAAAAGCCATTATGATTAAGCAGGGTTTTACTAATTTTCAATATACCGTTGCAGACAAAAAAGAGGTTATTGATTTTGAAAATGCCATTGACGGAAACTTTTA
It encodes:
- a CDS encoding DEAD/DEAH box helicase, with the protein product MEPTKSFQFCFDISFEKNLNAYIPTAYIVENTSEIKYLDKKATKGVLESFGIDYETLDHNSKKILTICESLKPEFVFKKFSTKVKSAKTIADLQKDSKIDFAIRQHLKINLSPFYSLIVQEQYPLSIDLGPEKDFYRSRVSIDPLDFEPQIQFDKHSEGITYTLSLKENETTFLPMDNKVDILSDEPGWLIVNKKLGQLKELNGKKLTPFLKKKSIEIPSKLVDDYFKNFIPEIAKKIDIDANGFEIELRDQIASCTIQPVFDFFKNCYYLNLYFDYNGYIFDGSKTKKTHSFVDFSVANEPRIIQFKRSADENSYAEKLFEVGLEKIKNELFGLISDAENSDPYINIQLIIDNKEKLKDLGFNIENLKLESKEIITENHSISASKETTGDWFDIKIIITVGNYKINFSEIIPNIKSKERLFPLPDGNYFLIPLEWFSKYGSLAKLAKTENGVLLLRKSNFTALDGISEIDSDLDQIHQAEFTASDLIKATLRPYQIEGVKWLLGHFNSNMGACLADDMGLGKTLQTLSVLVSVQEQLGFTTKTTNFDLFSNETTVEREPLKALIVLPSSLVFNWFNEAGKFTPHFSKMQYVGNDRKSLASRINSTDLIFTSYSIIHRDISILEKYDFRYLILDESQYIKNKNSKIFKAINKISTGHKIALSGTPIENSLDDLWSQMQFINPDILGTYAFFMENFKNPIEKKQNEEVLSELKNLIQPYILRRTKEQVLKDLPELTEQIYYCDMDPEQEKLYEKEKSKARNFLLKTDGSPDKISIINTLMKLRQLSNHPKMVDADSEIDSGKFIAVTNYLENLVKAKQKVIIFSSFVTNLNFYTDWCKENKIEFCEITGETPADKREQQVKMFQEKENPLLFFISLKAGGVGLNITKASYVLFLDPWWNPFAEKQGVGRAHRIGQMNKVNVVRFISKNTVEEKIIKLQENKKLLSDSLLEESYINDEIEGNLEYILGS
- a CDS encoding DUF5103 domain-containing protein, which gives rise to MPKFLYTSFIFLFIFTLAKAQEKEIDPPYNIKTVSFIQNGSNVPPIFELGSGFSFQFDDLFGNEANYYFEIIHCDYNWIPTAIPKTDYVVGMDNQRITDFSNSFNTLQVYTHYRLTFPNQFTQQIRLSGNYMLRILNEDRELVFSRKFILYENHCTVGVQVKRSRNLSNIDYKQNLEFTILSNDIAFQTPLQNVKVLLLQNGNFQTEIKNIVPQYTIGNQLIYKYDKETQFWGGNEFLYFENKDIRAASNNVAKIGSNNDIYNSFLYTNAARGNQIYTNYEDVNGNFVVKNINGSNNDIEADYAWVYFTLSAPAFRMNKDIYITGMFNNYSLSPEYKMDYNTDKAVFEKAIMIKQGFTNFQYTVADKKEVIDFENAIDGNFYQTENEYTILVYYKEATDRYQRVIGKGNANSINIVN